TACTTTGATGACAGGAGAAGGAGGCGCTGGTTTCAACAATAGACTTCTTTTAAAACTGAGAGAAGTCTAATGTTGAAAGAAGTCTACTGACATTGGTATGCGAAATGGCTACATGAATTTATCGTAAATTACTACCAGTATAAGGTGCGATGCAACAAAGCCATCCCAGTGTCAGCTACTCGGATGACAAAAAGAGGGCACTGCTGTCATAAAGGAACCAGTGTCAGCTACTTTTACACTCACCAGCTTAGTGTACAATCGAAAACTGGCCGGTAGTTGTTCATGTTGCATTAAAATACAATATTTGTACAGTTGTGATAGGATGATAAAATTTTCCAAGTTTTTATGGGAGGTTAATATGGAAATTTTTCTTGATAGCGTTGATTTAAATGAAATTAAAGAACTAAAAGAGTTTATTGATGGAATAACAACTAATCCTTCTTTAATAGCAAAGTCCGGGCGTAAAGATAAATACGAGGATTTAGTGCGTGAAATATGCTCTATTGTCAAGGGGCCTGTTAGTGTTGAAGTTGTTGCAGATAGCCATGAAGAGATGATCACAAAAGGTCTAAATTTAGCAGAAATCGCTGATAATGTTGTGGTAAAATTACCTCTTACACATGAAGGATTAATTTCTTGTAAGAAGTTGTGGACAGAGCATAAAATACCTGTTAACATCACGTTATGTTTTTCTCCTGGACAAGCACTGCTTGCCGCTAAGGCCGGTGCTTGTTTTATTTCTCCCTTTGTTGGTCGTCTTGATGATATAAGCTATGATGGCTTATCGCTAATAGAAGATATATGCACTATATATTCTAATTACGATTTTGATACTAAAGTTCTTGTTGCATCAGTAAGAAGCCCAGCGCATGTAATAGAAGCTGCAAGGCTTGGTGCTGATTCAATTACTGTACCAGCAAAAGTACTTAGACAATTACTTAACCATCCGCTTACCGATCAAGGACTTGCAATATTTGAAAAAGACTGGGGTGCAAAACAATAAACGGTCACAAATAAACATAAAAATTGGCAAGTTTAGGGTGTTATGCCTAAAGCGGCCTTACCCAGATAGAAGCATGAGAATTCTCAGAGTGGATAGGGCCTGAGGCACTTTCTGTTCTTATTATGGAGTATAGAAATTAGTAAAACTATTTTACATTTTAGGTGTTATCAGGGCAATTATTTATATATAGGAATTTCTTTTATAAGAAAATAGGTATCTGTTCAGGGGAGTGGCTAATGTGCAAATATTGAAGCAAAGTGCGTGACACACAGCTGTACGAACATTTGTTTGCAAAGGTAATTTGCACAACAAATGGTGTCATTCCAGTCTGGAATGGCTTTGTTGCATAGCAACCGAAAAAATCTGGCAGTTACTGACAAAATTCATTATAAAATAGCCATTTAACCTTTGAAGAAAAAATATGCCACAAAAAATGAGAGTCAGTAACCAAAACGAATATAACAAATTTTTGCAAGAAAGAGGAAATATTTTTCGTTACATCGATGAAGCTATCGAAAATTGGTATGAAAATAGTCCAAAAATGCAAGGCGGCAACTATATTTATAGTGATAAAGTTGTAATTTTGATACATATAATAACCCATCTATTCAGAATAGGTTTGAGGCAAACAGTTGGATTTATAGCAGGATACCTTGAGCAAATTGGGAAAAATTGCAAGTTATCAGCTATTCACAAGCATCAAAAGAAACTTAATATTAAGATCAATGATTGCAGAAAATAATATGGAAGATATCGAAATTGCTATAGACAGTACAGATATACAACAATACTCCTGAAGGAAAATAGCGAAGATAGAAAGTATCGCAGCTATAGAAAATTGCATGTAATGTTGAATATATAGCTGCAAAATACAGTAACGGTCTGATCACTATGGAGCTTGTGATTTGCTAAAAGAAGTTCATGCCATAAAAGCACTATATGCAGATAGAGCATATGATAGGCACAAGTTTTATAAGTTGTGTAACGAATATGATATAAAGACAAAAATTCCACCAATAAACAATGCGGCAGAACATCCAGAAATAGATTATATGCTTGATAGAAATGTCGCTATTCAGTTAATGAAATTACATGGTGAAGATGGCGTGAAAGAATGGAAAAAGAAAGTAAATTATGGGAAAAGATCTTATGTAGAAGGTTTTTTCTCGCGACTGAAACAAACATTCGGGTTTAGTTTTCGGAACAAATCTGAGGTTAATCGTGAGAAGGAACTGCGACTCAAGTGTTATTTGCTCAATAAATTCACTGACATTGGTATGCGAAATGGCTACATGAATTTATCGTAAATTATTACCAGTATAAGGTGCGATGCAACAAAGCCCACTGGGATCCAGGAAAAAGAATGGTGTCATCCCAGTGCTTGACACTGGGATCCAGGAAAGTTTGCTTGTAAGCAAGCAAACTAGCACAGAAAGTGGTTACAACATTTTCGATGAGATTATATGGAAAACTGGATTCCAGACTGGAATGACATCATAGGGGCT
The nucleotide sequence above comes from Wolbachia endosymbiont of Oedothorax gibbosus. Encoded proteins:
- the fsa gene encoding fructose-6-phosphate aldolase translates to MEIFLDSVDLNEIKELKEFIDGITTNPSLIAKSGRKDKYEDLVREICSIVKGPVSVEVVADSHEEMITKGLNLAEIADNVVVKLPLTHEGLISCKKLWTEHKIPVNITLCFSPGQALLAAKAGACFISPFVGRLDDISYDGLSLIEDICTIYSNYDFDTKVLVASVRSPAHVIEAARLGADSITVPAKVLRQLLNHPLTDQGLAIFEKDWGAKQ